Proteins from a genomic interval of Youhaiella tibetensis:
- a CDS encoding DUF6384 family protein codes for MSDTTATPAAPLDEVMLAMDVVDTLRHRQDLVDRELDEDAREKQLLAKLRDIYHQQGIEVSDAVLREGVEALKESRFVYTPPKPGLGTTLARLYVTRGNWGRWAFAVVLALVVGLGGYYLGYKPYRAAQAEQARLELAEGMPSQMDALYQTIFDETKVQQAVNEADQYRTRGKAAAAEGNRAGAQAAIDNLTALRDTLRQEYTLKIVNRQGVQSGFWTFPEINTEATNYYIVVEALDPQGNALSLPVTNEENGQTETVNIWGVRVPEAVYNAVAADKQDDGIIERNVVGIKQYGFLDVDYVIPVLGGAVTRW; via the coding sequence ATGAGTGACACGACAGCCACCCCGGCTGCCCCTCTCGACGAAGTCATGCTGGCCATGGACGTGGTGGATACCCTCCGCCATCGTCAGGATCTGGTCGATCGCGAACTGGACGAGGATGCGCGCGAAAAGCAGCTCCTCGCCAAGTTGCGCGACATCTACCACCAGCAGGGCATCGAGGTTTCCGATGCGGTCCTGCGCGAAGGCGTGGAGGCTCTCAAGGAGAGCCGCTTCGTCTACACCCCGCCCAAGCCGGGCCTGGGCACGACCCTGGCCCGTCTTTACGTCACGCGCGGGAACTGGGGCCGCTGGGCCTTCGCCGTGGTGCTGGCGCTGGTGGTGGGACTGGGCGGCTACTACCTGGGCTACAAGCCCTATCGCGCCGCGCAGGCCGAACAGGCGCGCCTCGAACTGGCCGAGGGCATGCCCAGCCAGATGGACGCGCTCTACCAGACCATATTCGACGAGACCAAGGTGCAGCAGGCGGTCAACGAGGCCGACCAGTACCGCACCCGCGGCAAGGCCGCCGCGGCCGAAGGCAATCGCGCCGGGGCGCAGGCGGCGATCGACAACCTCACTGCGCTTCGCGATACCCTGCGCCAGGAATATACGCTCAAGATCGTCAACCGGCAGGGCGTGCAGTCCGGCTTCTGGACCTTCCCCGAGATCAATACGGAAGCGACCAATTACTACATCGTCGTCGAGGCCCTCGACCCGCAGGGCAACGCCCTGAGCCTGCCCGTCACCAACGAGGAGAACGGGCAGACCGAGACGGTCAACATCTGGGGCGTGCGCGTGCCCGAAGCGGTCTATAACGCGGTGGCGGCCGACAAGCAGGACGACGGCATCATCGAGCGCAACGTGGTGGGTATCAAGCAATACGGATTTCTGGACGTGGACTACGTGATCCCGGTCCTCGGCGGCGCGGTGACGCGGTGGTGA
- a CDS encoding tetratricopeptide repeat protein encodes MDFPRALAVLLLALAVSVSPVRASWERGLAEYEAEQFEEALSLLLPLAEADDVRAQEIVADMYFFGQGTEPNSLEGLRWSRRAAALGSGEAENDLGVAYALGDQVEQDDAEALRWFLKAAAHGNAKAQISLAKRYLYGLEGVSRDVALGLRYLEAAVSSDHPRALTSLAQLTEQGAFGLRADRREAFRLLERAAEQRFAPAQMNLGFHYAMGIGVRRDPTRAITWFMIAAKGGCIRAAQMAEPWVAGHTDKAVETVRQLVAEWEAAHPPRQRRNANDLGPDSSCAPIAHPGALKT; translated from the coding sequence ATGGATTTTCCGCGTGCACTTGCCGTCCTATTGCTGGCACTGGCCGTAAGCGTATCTCCGGTTCGCGCCTCCTGGGAGCGCGGCCTGGCCGAGTACGAAGCCGAGCAGTTCGAGGAGGCCTTGTCGCTCCTGTTGCCCCTGGCCGAGGCGGACGATGTCCGGGCCCAGGAGATCGTCGCCGACATGTACTTCTTCGGCCAGGGCACTGAGCCGAACAGCCTTGAAGGCCTCAGGTGGTCGAGGCGCGCCGCCGCGCTCGGCAGTGGGGAGGCGGAGAACGATCTCGGCGTCGCCTACGCCCTTGGCGATCAGGTCGAGCAGGACGACGCCGAAGCCCTTCGCTGGTTTCTCAAGGCCGCCGCGCACGGCAACGCCAAGGCGCAGATTTCGCTGGCCAAACGCTACCTTTATGGTCTGGAAGGCGTCAGCCGCGACGTTGCCCTTGGCCTGCGCTATCTCGAGGCCGCTGTGAGCAGTGATCATCCCCGCGCCCTGACGAGCCTCGCCCAACTGACCGAGCAGGGAGCATTCGGCCTGCGGGCCGACCGGCGCGAGGCTTTCCGCCTGCTGGAACGTGCCGCCGAGCAGCGCTTCGCGCCCGCGCAGATGAACCTGGGCTTCCATTATGCGATGGGGATCGGCGTGCGTCGCGACCCGACCAGGGCCATCACCTGGTTCATGATCGCGGCCAAAGGCGGCTGCATCCGTGCCGCCCAGATGGCCGAACCCTGGGTGGCCGGGCATACGGACAAGGCGGTCGAGACGGTCCGGCAACTGGTGGCGGAGTGGGAGGCGGCTCACCCGCCGCGTCAGCGCCGCAATGCCAACGACCTCGGCCCGGATTCGAGCTGCGCGCCGATCGCGCACCCAGGTGCTCTCAAGACATAG